GAACAACTAGTAAAATAGGTCCAGGCTGAACTATGATGGTGTTACTAtcaaaaatgtgtgtaatattactgttttctttcattttctcttcactgGTGTCTGATTTCTTCCCGTCACACTTTATTTCAGTAAGATGAAGCTTTCCCAGATTTTATTTCAATATTATTACTGATAGAAACAAGCCCCAAAATGAAAAAGCTTGTCTACTGCTGCATCGATCGGAtagtttagtttgtgttattgtgcgtctttggtgttttaaacacaatacttgtgtaacacgctattttatacagtctatgtgcaacacacaatccAACCGGCAAGTCCTGTGAGCTTCGgggtaaaattaccatttttctcaatggagtctggtggctttgaagagactACCAGAAAGGCTCTTACAGGCCTATCTCTTAAAGGTATTgatacacaaaataaacaatttaaagcCTTattggatcagctggaaaataCAGTCACAAAGCTGAAGACGGGCTATTTTTCTGAACTCATACGAGGTGGTGATCTTCTTGACCATGATGCATTGGTGTAGATAAAACTACCCTGGTAATATTAATCCAAAAACAGCATGTATACTAGTTTATAATCACTAATAATACTTCCACCCCTCCACTTGAAGAGTATTTTCAGGGTGGTATTAGTagctttacttgagtaaaggaTGTGAATCCACCAGATCCACTGTCCTCACACACTGTCCTTACTTCTCCCTGCCAAAAATGATGGATTACTGTACTTTACAGTGTCAGAGAGCAGACGGTCATGGGAGCGAGCCATGCCGccctacacactaacacacacatgcctcctgtgtgtgtgtgtgtgtgtgtgttgttatggTATGAATCATGTGTTGGAGAGGTGGGGGTTGGAGATGGAAGTCACAGGGGAGAGGGGCACCGGTGATGTCTTGCTCTTTTACCTCACAAACACACGGCCTCAGCTGAATCTGAGGGCCAGTCATacgtcatacacacacacacacacacacacacacacacacacacacacacacacacacacacacacacacacacacacacacacacacacacacacacacacacacacacacacactctctgaggTGGGCCGTGCCAGGCCAGGTTTCTGCAGCGCGGAGCAGGCTGTATCCCAGCAGTCACCATATGGACTGGTACTGGAGTCAGAACacacagagatggagggatgagaggaCGGAGGTAGAAATCACTgtagggagagagggatgatgggaaggGAAAGGGAGGgtaagagagaaagatgggagCTATTTACAGAAgatgggagagaaaagggagggatGGTGAGGCAGGGAttgatgcagagagagaagtaaagaaaaacactaTTTCGGGAGGGACTGAATGTAGGGAGGGAAAGGAGTGAGGAAGgtaggagggaggggaggtgtAGGAAAAGAGGATGAGGGCACGATCGTGAAGAGATAGATGCaaaggaggatggagggggaaGGACAGATGGAAAGAGGCAGGAAAACATGGGAAAAGTAGGAAGGATAgaatgaaggagagaggagggaaggttGAAGGGATCTAGGAAACAAAAAAGGAAGCAAAAGTAGGAACGGATAGGCGgataaaagaaatattgatgATGCAAGATAAAGGAGGTAAAGATGAAATAtacagagaaggaaagaaatgaggaagaaagagatgaggaagggaaaaaatgaAGAGGTAGGAAGGAGAGATAGATATCTAGGGTAGGAGAGTAGGAATCAACatgaggaaggaaggagagggaggatgaggtAAGGAGGGATCTGggaaaaaaggacagagaggggagaagaagaaaactagGAAAGGATGGAAGGAAacaggggagggaggaagagaagggaagaaggaaatacagaaaaaagatGAGGGGATGatggaaaaaggagagaaaggagggattAAGAGAATAAACAGATGGGATGgaaagaggatggagggattagacaggaggagggagggctgcCTCCAGGTGAAGGATGGAGGGACGGCTGGTTAGAAGAGGAGGTTTAGTTTCAGGTTAAatctgttgatcctgtggaaAAATTAGCCCCATTCAGAGggattaaagggacagttcacctGAAAATGTCAGTTTACTGTAATCAAACTGTAGAGCAGTAAATAACTTAAtgcatttcaaattatttccaTCTGAACTTCTCATTTTAACCCAAATTATCTGCTGCATTTGTCACTTacaacaaaaattaaaaaggaaGGAGCACTTTACTAAACTTAAAATCACATTCATAATGAACTGTTCACATTTAGGATGAATCCTGCTAAAGAAAAACATGTCTGTTCCTCCAGTTATCGTCCCTGAGAAGGAAAACCTGCACCTCCCAGTCAGATCAATGGATTATTTTACAAAAGGTTAGAAGTGTTTTAGTCACTTGTGGGTTCATTGAGGACATAATTTAGCAAAACCTGTTGTTTTAAACATCTTAAAGCCAAATTCTGACAATGTTTTCAGACTTTGAGGTGTAAAAGTGAAGCTTTAGGACTTTTACTCCACTGGAAACTGATAGTTGGTCTTTTTTTGCTCAGTAAATTGTATCGATGGTCACATAATCCAAATAAACTTGATTTAAATTCATTCCTTTAGTGACGATTGACAAAAATATCTAACTGCATAAACATTTTAGGTTTCAAGTTCATCTGAATCTTTAATGCTACAACTCCACCtgtgctcctcctgctctgcatGAAAAGAGGCTTAACAAATTCTCTTCAGGGTTCAGCTCAGCGTCAGTCTGTCGCCGACTAGTCAGAAAAGAAACACTGGAAACCAGGTGTGTTTTGTAAATAACAGTTTATTTGAAAACCAGCGGTCAGGCTGTGTGTGCGGCCAGTTTAGCTGCTGCCCTGCTTGGCGGCCAgcctcttgtctctctcctcgGCGATGGTCAGACGGATTCCCTTTCCTCTGGGCAGGGACACCCACGGCTTGTTGCCCTGGAAACGAGAGGGTGGAGTTAATGTCGGTCACGGGAAAAGTTCACGCAGGTGGGAAACAGGTGGATTCTGGGATACGGTGCTTTAAAGTCTGATTTTGTGGTTAATTAACGACTTAACAGATCTTCAACCATCCAGATTAAAATCTTAACTCATGTAAAATTAAACGTAGAACATTTAGAAATGTCAGAATTTACTGCTTTATCTCACCATGTGATACGTCTGCCTCTGTTTTTATGGCATTTCTTAGTCTTATTTTGACACTTCTAGTGGAAACAATGCTTTCTAGCTGCATGTTTAGAATGAGCTATTATGAAATTAGGCTTCATGGGTTGACGTTAGCTGAAAGCTAAGTTTCCATGTTGTGTTCACTTAACTTGGATCTGAGAGCTTTTGACATGCAAGAAAAAGTTGAATATCTGAAGATGTGAAAACTTAAATTGACTTAAAACTTAAATGTGTGACGGAGCTCAGAACTTCTTAGAGGAATTGGAAAGGTGTTTTCATTGCTgatcaaaaccaaaaatgtcatcATTGCTCCAAAGTCTTCTGACTCCAGTCTCAGAGGCAATAATCACTCTGTTTAGGGTGAGGTTCATGAACTATTAATATCGATCCAGACACCTTATGTAGGCACGTCTGTGCTCTCAGGTTGAGCTCTCACATGCAGCAGTGAATTCACAGACGGCTCTTCAGACACCAGAGTATCAGAATGTTTCTACGTGTCCTCACCTTGCCAATGACAAAGATGTTGGAGAGCCTGGTAGCGAAGCTGTTGCCTGTGCTGTCCTTGACGTGCACCACGTCGAAAGAGCCAGGGTGACGCTCCCTGTTGGTGATGACACCAATACGCCCCAAGTTAGCACCGCCGGTCACCATGCACAGGTTACCTGGAGGGAGCAGAAGGTGGAGAATCATGTCAGGAGGATTTttacttcattaaaaaagtattaaaaacagctttttcacAGCTTCAGCCATGAGGGGAACCTACTGGTATCAAACTTGATGAAGTCTGTAATCTTGCCGGTGTCCAGGTCGATGCGGATCGTGTCGTTGACCTTGATGAGGGGGTCGGGGTAGCGGATGGTGCGGGCGTCATGGGTCACCAGGTGGGGGATTCCCTTGGTGCCAATGATGATCTTCTTCACCTTGCACAACTTGTACTGCAGAGGAGGACGAGAAAGGTTAGAGGAGACGCTAGAAGAAGCTACGCTCGAACACACAGGCAGCCGCAGTCTGGAGTCACATTTCATAGAGAACATCTCACTACACAACACATCTGTTACAGATGTAAACTAGCAATCAGCAGAACTCTGATgtcagtcagacacagaaaTCTTCTCACAGTGGAGGATCTTAACTAGATTTGACCAAGGTTTCTGGAGATTAAACCGGTTTGAAACACCATCGGCTGTCGCGGCTGATCTTCAAATCTGGCGAGAGGAAAGAGCCAAATCCTTAAAGCCCTTCTCACATGCTGATTACACCCGGCAAACCAAAGAATCTGCCAAATACCACAACTCAACCAGAATAACAAACTTAGTTGTAGCAGGTTCTTGGTACATGACTCAGACTGACAACTTTGGTTGCTATATTAATTATGACCTCAAACTTTCACCGTTTCCCTCCTCATTCTTGAAAAACATGGCGATACTTGATCGTGAAGATATCAGATCGTCGTCAGTATTCAGAAACAAGGGTGAATGATGCTGGATTTGATGTAAATAggtttaaaataacatttcagttCCTTACCTTGGCCTCCTCAGCAGTGATGCGGTGGACGGTGAAGCGTCCCTTCACATCGTAGATCAGACGGAAGTGCTCACCGGTCTTCTCAATGCTGATCACATCTGGGTTAACAAGACAGGGAACACTCTTAGCACCCAAACCATGTTCTTATTTAATGCACAAGTGGGATTTAAAGTCAGCCAAACATTAGGAATGGTTTTACAGCCTGGTCACCACGTGTTTATTCCTCATGATCAAAACCACAGACTGTTAATGTTACACAAATTGTACATGTTAATAATTCATTAGCTGAACTCCAATGTTGTTTGTGCCAATTTAAACCGTCAAAAACATGACGGCAAGTTGTGACTAAACTAAAATCCCTTCACAGAAACCGACCGTCTATTCCAGCCTTGAGAtttaacattaaacacaacTACCTGCATTATTTTACAGCTTTCAGGACACTGGAAGTAAAAAGCATCCTGTCACATTTAAAAGATGGACATTTGTTAACAAAACAGGGACTTTGACTGTTGAACAGTCTCACTCAGTGACTTCTCCACTTCAGGAAGAGGTTCACTTTATTTTTAGACACTCAGATGTGTCCCTTTTATTGAAGTGCTATGAATCACAAAGAGACCGCTCAATAAAAAGCATGTAAACAGGAGGACAATATATTTTACCTGAAACAGATTTAGTAAAAAATTATTCTCCTTCAGAGGATCAAACCAATACTTTTATTTCAAGGCTCATTTCACAGGAGCAGAGA
The sequence above is a segment of the Pempheris klunzingeri isolate RE-2024b chromosome 23, fPemKlu1.hap1, whole genome shotgun sequence genome. Coding sequences within it:
- the rps4x gene encoding small ribosomal subunit protein eS4, giving the protein MARGPKKHLKRVAAPKHWMLDKLTGVFAPRPSTGPHKLRECLPLIIFLRNRLKYALTGDEVKKICMQRFIKIDGKVRTDITYPAGFMDVISIEKTGEHFRLIYDVKGRFTVHRITAEEAKYKLCKVKKIIIGTKGIPHLVTHDARTIRYPDPLIKVNDTIRIDLDTGKITDFIKFDTSNLCMVTGGANLGRIGVITNRERHPGSFDVVHVKDSTGNSFATRLSNIFVIGKGNKPWVSLPRGKGIRLTIAEERDKRLAAKQGSS